The following are from one region of the Erwinia billingiae Eb661 genome:
- the asnC gene encoding transcriptional regulator AsnC, which yields MADNLQIDSLDRGILNALMENARTAYAELAKVFNVSPGTIHVRVEKMKQAGIIKGTRLEIDPKHLGYDVCCFIGIILKSARDYPAAVAKLDALDEVVEAWYTTGHYSIFIKVMCRSIDALQLVLINKIQTIDEIQSTETLISLQNPIMRTIKP from the coding sequence ACAGTCTCGATCGTGGCATCCTTAATGCGTTAATGGAAAATGCCCGTACCGCCTATGCTGAACTGGCAAAAGTGTTCAACGTCAGCCCAGGCACTATTCACGTTCGCGTGGAGAAAATGAAGCAGGCGGGGATCATTAAAGGCACGCGGCTGGAGATTGATCCCAAGCATCTTGGCTATGACGTCTGCTGCTTTATCGGCATCATTTTGAAAAGTGCCCGTGACTATCCGGCTGCGGTGGCAAAACTTGATGCGCTGGATGAAGTGGTGGAAGCCTGGTACACCACCGGTCACTACAGCATCTTTATTAAGGTGATGTGCCGCTCGATCGATGCCCTGCAACTGGTGTTGATCAACAAGATCCAGACCATCGATGAAATCCAGTCAACCGAGACGCTGATCTCCCTGCAGAACCCGATTATGCGCACCATCAAGCCCTGA